Proteins encoded within one genomic window of Formosa agariphila KMM 3901:
- a CDS encoding N-acetylmuramoyl-L-alanine amidase family protein, whose product MKHRTIHIVIVFGMLMLSNIVFGQVVIIDPGHGGIDSGAVGSHQQKLEKDIVLAIAKAMIEQNRMDETSGLEMYLTRYTDTLIALKNRTRLAKALKPMLFLSLHCNNTTHEDANGVEVYAYSKSGRFKADAVYWGYVLEKQLTQFKNLESRGVKFENFHVLRNLVNDTPSVLLELGFLSNPEDETYLSSKKGIHQIALKINQTINSNLKK is encoded by the coding sequence ATGAAACACAGGACGATACATATTGTAATTGTATTTGGCATGCTCATGTTAAGCAATATTGTTTTTGGTCAGGTTGTTATTATTGATCCTGGTCATGGCGGTATAGATTCGGGAGCCGTTGGCAGCCACCAACAAAAACTGGAAAAGGATATTGTTTTAGCTATTGCAAAGGCAATGATTGAGCAAAATCGGATGGATGAAACATCGGGCTTAGAAATGTATTTAACGCGGTATACAGATACGTTAATCGCCCTTAAAAATCGCACGCGACTAGCAAAAGCATTAAAACCCATGCTTTTTTTGTCGTTACACTGTAATAATACAACTCATGAAGATGCAAATGGGGTAGAAGTATATGCATATAGCAAAAGTGGAAGATTTAAAGCAGATGCGGTCTATTGGGGCTATGTTTTAGAAAAACAGTTGACACAGTTTAAGAATTTAGAAAGTAGAGGAGTTAAGTTTGAAAACTTTCATGTGCTTAGAAATTTGGTAAATGATACGCCTAGTGTGCTTTTAGAACTCGGATTTCTATCGAATCCTGAAGATGAAACTTATTTATCAAGTAAAAAAGGAATCCATCAAATTGCTCTTAAAATAAACCAAACCATTAATTCAAACTTAAAAAAATGA
- a CDS encoding TraG family conjugative transposon ATPase — protein sequence MNKINLAQYHPIIDIQNHIIFANNGHVVLGYKGDLPEVYSLAEKDFDDLHTNWFQAIKSLPAGCVIHKQDMYLNQKYNSEQLPNNTFLERATHDHFKDRSTITHDCYLFFTLPKSKGTNSSKFINPFKKPSIAKAMESTDLVLAFIKAVSDTISFLNMSKHFVFTPLSESEILEYTRTYFNGFNTEVDTDILLDKSGAQIGEHHFDVLAINSELCFDEHVQSCKKNSNFTSDDFVFHQGFIDGLGLTLNDNHIINQIIYLDDKQKWRKLLDKKVDELQKSSNFGSQNKVILEKIQHILSQINQDDSSLVVRGQLNVMFWSKDESRLDTIASKIKTEFKDIGMIPYAPKGHERSQYILNNYCCFTSNFSDDDLYVTDLKHALCLLINTSNYKSDATGILFNDRLNNTPVFKDVWDDDKKRIKARNFAIFAPTGEGKSFLANNILRQYFESGVRLVIIDLGGSYSKFAKLYPNDHTILKYKYGHNLGINPFYLAQSEELTTDRLEDLSVFLLELFAAGIEVSKAQTVALKKILAHYYKDVMNGHSLQGLYSFIEQNQGTLLADLKIHKDYFNITNFLHIMSEYVGDGMYSFLFEVNEDQSYKIEDKRLIVFELDEVKDNKEILSVMLKLIKTAIQRTIWQNRSEKGIILFDEFAKQLKFDNVLESVEFYYQAIRKQNGAIGIILQSINQLPNSSTSASILENTQVIYSLNNEKGYDELKERLHLSSHDLNQLKSIKNNLTGNRKYTEIFIKIGKESNIFRLEVPKAVYAAYLTDGEENEDIMALYESCGSMEKAITTFISKS from the coding sequence ATGAATAAAATTAATCTTGCACAATATCACCCGATTATAGATATTCAAAACCATATCATTTTTGCAAATAATGGCCATGTAGTTTTAGGATATAAAGGCGACTTACCTGAAGTCTATTCACTGGCTGAAAAAGATTTTGATGACTTGCACACCAATTGGTTTCAAGCTATTAAATCCTTGCCTGCTGGTTGTGTGATTCATAAACAGGATATGTATTTAAATCAAAAGTATAATTCAGAACAGCTGCCAAATAATACATTTTTAGAACGTGCTACTCACGACCACTTTAAAGACCGTAGTACCATCACTCATGACTGCTACTTGTTTTTTACCCTTCCTAAATCGAAAGGCACAAACTCCAGTAAATTTATTAATCCGTTTAAAAAACCGTCGATTGCAAAAGCAATGGAATCCACTGATCTAGTCCTTGCCTTTATTAAGGCCGTATCAGACACCATTTCCTTTCTAAATATGTCTAAGCATTTCGTATTTACTCCACTGTCAGAATCTGAAATCCTGGAGTATACCAGAACCTATTTTAATGGGTTTAATACGGAAGTAGATACGGATATACTATTGGATAAATCAGGAGCTCAAATCGGTGAACATCATTTTGATGTCTTAGCCATAAACAGCGAATTGTGCTTTGATGAGCATGTACAATCTTGCAAGAAGAATAGCAATTTCACTTCAGATGATTTTGTGTTCCATCAGGGGTTTATAGATGGTTTGGGATTAACCTTAAACGACAATCACATTATCAATCAAATCATCTATCTCGACGACAAACAAAAATGGCGAAAACTCCTAGATAAAAAAGTAGACGAACTGCAGAAGAGTTCCAATTTCGGATCTCAGAACAAAGTGATTCTTGAAAAGATTCAGCACATATTATCTCAGATCAATCAGGACGATAGCAGTCTTGTGGTTCGAGGCCAATTAAATGTAATGTTTTGGTCAAAAGATGAATCTAGATTAGATACGATTGCTTCCAAAATTAAAACAGAATTTAAAGATATAGGGATGATTCCATATGCTCCAAAAGGGCACGAACGCTCTCAATATATACTGAATAATTATTGCTGCTTCACCTCTAACTTTTCTGATGATGATTTATATGTAACCGATTTAAAACATGCCCTTTGTTTACTCATCAACACTAGTAATTACAAATCTGATGCTACAGGTATTCTCTTCAATGACAGGCTAAATAACACCCCTGTTTTCAAGGATGTTTGGGATGATGACAAGAAACGCATTAAAGCGCGGAACTTTGCCATTTTTGCACCTACGGGAGAAGGAAAGTCTTTTTTAGCTAATAATATTCTGCGTCAATATTTTGAAAGTGGTGTGCGCCTAGTCATCATAGACCTTGGCGGCTCCTATTCCAAATTCGCAAAACTTTATCCAAATGATCATACCATTTTAAAATACAAATATGGTCACAATTTAGGGATTAATCCCTTTTACTTGGCACAATCTGAAGAGCTAACTACAGATCGTCTTGAAGATTTAAGCGTGTTTTTATTGGAACTATTTGCTGCAGGCATCGAAGTCAGTAAGGCACAAACTGTGGCCCTTAAAAAGATACTCGCACATTATTATAAGGACGTTATGAATGGCCATTCACTTCAAGGGCTGTATTCATTTATTGAACAAAATCAAGGTACTTTATTAGCCGATTTAAAGATTCATAAAGACTATTTCAACATTACCAACTTTTTACACATTATGTCTGAATATGTTGGAGACGGCATGTATAGTTTTCTATTTGAAGTGAACGAAGATCAATCCTATAAAATTGAAGACAAGCGTTTGATTGTCTTTGAACTTGATGAAGTCAAGGATAATAAAGAAATTTTATCTGTGATGCTCAAGCTTATTAAAACAGCCATTCAGCGTACCATTTGGCAGAATCGTTCGGAAAAGGGAATCATCCTTTTCGATGAGTTTGCTAAGCAACTCAAATTCGATAATGTCTTGGAGAGTGTAGAATTCTACTATCAAGCCATTCGAAAACAAAATGGAGCCATTGGAATTATTCTGCAGTCTATAAACCAGTTACCAAACTCGAGTACCTCGGCTAGTATTTTGGAAAATACGCAAGTGATATACAGCTTAAATAACGAAAAAGGTTACGATGAATTAAAGGAACGTTTGCATTTATCTAGCCACGATCTAAATCAGCTCAAGTCCATTAAAAACAATCTCACGGGAAACCGTAAATACACAGAAATATTTATCAAAATCGGAAAGGAAAGCAACATTTTTAGGTTAGAAGTTCCCAAAGCTGTTTATGCTGCTTACCTCACAGATGGAGAAGAAAACGAAGATATCATGGCACTTTATGAGTCCTGTGGTTCTATGGAAAAAGCGATTACAACATTCATTTCAAAATCTTAA
- a CDS encoding conjugal transfer protein — translation MKPKITLLILIIAFTFTCKLSAQGMPVYDNTNFVSLVKSLVESAKQTSQLIQTVKFLKDQKENIEKVNAVIQQLKAVKELAKNNERLYNVVRTDLRDILNSKYIRSDEVNRISDTFNAIMETAIEDLDFIDQILSSNFLKMTDADRSKILKEKEKESNNMVSEISNKTKRYREIISFREMQDLINNRAKNY, via the coding sequence ATGAAACCAAAAATCACACTTTTAATTCTAATCATTGCTTTTACGTTTACCTGTAAACTAAGCGCACAAGGGATGCCTGTTTATGACAATACCAATTTTGTAAGTTTAGTAAAATCACTTGTAGAATCTGCAAAACAAACCTCCCAGCTTATACAAACGGTTAAGTTTTTAAAAGATCAAAAGGAGAATATAGAGAAAGTAAACGCCGTCATCCAGCAACTCAAAGCAGTGAAGGAATTAGCTAAAAATAATGAACGCTTATATAACGTTGTTCGTACGGATTTACGAGACATACTAAACTCCAAATATATAAGGTCAGACGAAGTAAATCGCATTTCAGACACCTTCAATGCAATTATGGAAACAGCCATTGAAGACCTCGATTTTATTGATCAAATTCTATCTAGTAATTTTCTAAAAATGACTGATGCAGACCGTTCTAAAATCCTTAAAGAAAAGGAAAAGGAGTCCAATAATATGGTGTCGGAAATTAGTAATAAAACCAAACGTTATCGTGAAATCATCTCGTTTAGAGAAATGCAGGATTTAATAAACAATAGAGCTAAAAATTACTAA
- a CDS encoding conjugal transfer protein TraK: MKTPYKNIYSVLKLNRIIVISLVVCTLLICCFATWIVYDTHKKALNSAFAISTNGAVIPLSWVTQKENLEVEALAHIELFHTYFYDIDASNYESHLEKALWLGNSSVDNLYRQKKADGVYNRLLQYSLVQKVLRIDTQLDLTSEPYQFQTVTVFEINRGTTIDTYELESSGDLIMVDRNFPKNTHGMLITNYFENTLKKVQAKN, translated from the coding sequence ATGAAAACGCCTTATAAAAATATTTATAGTGTTCTAAAACTCAATAGAATTATTGTGATTTCCTTGGTGGTCTGCACACTTTTAATCTGCTGTTTTGCAACTTGGATTGTTTACGATACTCATAAAAAAGCGCTTAATAGTGCCTTTGCAATCAGCACCAATGGCGCTGTAATTCCGTTGTCTTGGGTGACTCAAAAAGAAAACTTAGAAGTAGAAGCTTTGGCGCATATAGAATTATTTCACACCTACTTCTATGATATCGATGCTAGTAATTATGAGTCTCACCTTGAAAAAGCCTTATGGCTTGGCAATAGTTCTGTAGATAACCTATATCGGCAGAAAAAAGCAGATGGCGTTTACAACCGCTTATTACAATATTCTTTAGTTCAAAAGGTACTCAGAATAGACACCCAATTAGATTTAACGTCTGAACCTTACCAATTTCAAACGGTAACTGTTTTTGAAATCAATCGCGGTACTACTATAGATACGTACGAGCTCGAATCCTCTGGAGACTTAATTATGGTCGATCGGAATTTCCCTAAAAACACCCACGGGATGCTGATAACCAATTACTTTGAAAACACACTCAAGAAAGTTCAAGCCAAAAACTAA
- the traM gene encoding conjugative transposon protein TraM: protein MKLNKNKIVFGGVITVVLIFLVSYSLLLINESEDDTGTLKQTEVPLLEDDKQTYSSKLDAINDLKEVRETNAPSIYDEKLMDSLGYFDADFQEKEKQRIVDSIYKQNRINTSNRDYRPKKETVEINPTIKTEDSLNQVEADRIELKEIGLEHQLFFASNPKFQDKINVESTIPPIPVVVDQTQIVKKEYRLQMRLSEATILNGHSFPKNTKVFGFVSFKPNRVMVNISNINHHKVNLKAFDLLDGSEGIYFENSYRAEAKTEVIGDIVDDINISGVPQISGLKSVFSRSNQHVKVTILNNYKLLLKPTL, encoded by the coding sequence ATGAAACTCAATAAAAACAAAATAGTCTTTGGAGGTGTGATCACTGTCGTACTTATTTTCCTAGTGAGTTACTCGCTACTTTTAATTAATGAATCTGAAGACGACACAGGCACTTTAAAACAAACGGAAGTCCCTTTACTAGAAGACGACAAGCAAACCTACAGTTCGAAACTTGATGCGATTAATGACCTTAAGGAAGTTAGAGAAACCAATGCACCTAGTATTTACGATGAAAAACTAATGGATTCTCTCGGGTATTTTGATGCGGATTTTCAGGAAAAGGAGAAGCAACGTATTGTAGATAGTATTTATAAACAAAATAGAATTAACACTTCCAATCGTGATTATAGACCTAAAAAAGAAACTGTTGAAATTAATCCAACAATTAAAACTGAAGACAGTTTAAACCAGGTAGAAGCTGATCGTATAGAACTCAAGGAAATCGGATTAGAACACCAACTCTTTTTTGCGTCCAATCCTAAGTTTCAAGACAAAATAAACGTGGAATCTACCATACCTCCAATTCCTGTTGTCGTAGACCAAACTCAAATCGTTAAAAAAGAATACCGTTTACAAATGCGGCTTTCTGAAGCAACCATTTTAAATGGGCATTCTTTTCCTAAAAACACTAAAGTCTTTGGTTTTGTAAGTTTTAAACCGAATCGCGTGATGGTAAACATCTCTAACATTAATCATCATAAAGTGAATCTAAAAGCTTTTGATTTGCTTGATGGCTCCGAAGGTATTTATTTTGAAAACAGTTATCGGGCTGAAGCAAAAACCGAAGTCATCGGGGATATTGTTGATGACATTAACATCTCCGGTGTTCCACAAATAAGCGGTCTTAAAAGCGTGTTTTCTAGAAGTAATCAGCATGTTAAAGTCACCATTTTGAATAATTACAAACTCCTATTAAAACCAACACTATAA
- a CDS encoding DUF4138 domain-containing protein, which yields MIRFYIFSISLLCFSKALAQPKPIIDTLYANDHQAMALFFPDPIRQAITGSDDFIFTYNRENKQHFGLLQGKQSQDSNLLIISDSGLVYSYILAHKPQLKEFNRFVATSEAVGHEKQVYDNIKPKIKSITNATKTVDYNAEFCQYLITKNKNNSIRKTKKHDITLELKNIVYNQNKLYAILKIINNSSLDYDINYLNTTVVTRKKGKNKSMQSLFVAPKFVYNMPTRVLKKRSQTVVYVLPKFSISNDRVVNFTLNESAGERDLRLKVSSKVINDPD from the coding sequence ATGATACGTTTTTACATTTTCTCAATTAGTTTACTATGTTTCAGTAAAGCCTTAGCACAACCTAAACCCATAATAGACACCCTTTATGCTAACGACCATCAAGCTATGGCGCTGTTCTTCCCGGATCCAATCCGTCAAGCCATTACAGGGTCAGATGATTTTATATTCACTTACAATAGAGAAAACAAGCAACATTTCGGATTACTCCAGGGTAAGCAAAGTCAAGATAGTAACCTTTTAATTATTAGTGATAGTGGATTAGTGTATTCTTACATTTTAGCACATAAACCACAACTCAAAGAATTTAATCGGTTTGTTGCAACATCAGAAGCTGTTGGTCATGAAAAACAAGTATATGATAACATCAAACCTAAAATAAAATCCATAACAAACGCTACTAAAACAGTAGATTACAATGCTGAATTCTGCCAATATTTAATCACAAAAAATAAAAACAATTCCATCAGGAAAACGAAAAAACACGATATAACTTTAGAACTAAAAAACATTGTGTATAACCAGAACAAATTATACGCCATCCTAAAAATCATCAACAATTCCAGTCTAGATTACGATATTAATTACCTAAACACAACTGTTGTAACTCGTAAAAAAGGCAAAAACAAATCTATGCAAAGTCTATTTGTAGCACCAAAATTTGTTTACAATATGCCAACACGTGTTTTAAAGAAACGTTCTCAAACTGTTGTTTATGTACTTCCTAAGTTTTCAATTAGTAATGATAGAGTGGTAAATTTTACGCTTAATGAAAGTGCTGGGGAACGTGATTTGAGGTTGAAGGTTTCTAGTAAGGTTATTAATGATCCAGATTAA
- a CDS encoding dipeptidase, with protein MKNISTYIENNKDRFLNELIELLKVPSVSADSAYKDDVLKTSEIVKTRLEEAGCDHVEICKTDGHPIVYGEKIIDKSLPTVLVYGHYDVQPADPIELWTSPPFEPVIKTTETHPEGAIFARGACDDKGQMYMHVKALEFMTKNNELPCNVKFMIEGEEEVGSVNLATFVKNNHEKLKNDVILISDTGMIAKDVPSITTGLRGLSYVEVEVTGPNRDLHSGLYGGAVANPINILTKMIASLHDENNHITIPGFYDKVEELSTEERAQMAKAPFNLDNYKKALDIDAVYGEAGYTTNERNSIRPTLDVNGIWGGYTGEGAKTVIASKAFAKISMRLVPNQDWKEITGLFQKHFESIAPDAVTVKVKPHHGGQGYVTPIDSIGYQAASKAYTDTFGQAPIPQRSGGSIPIVSLFEDELQSKTILMGFGLDSDAIHSPNEHFGIWNYLKGIETIPMFYKHFTALSK; from the coding sequence ATGAAAAATATCTCGACTTACATCGAAAATAACAAGGATAGATTTTTAAACGAACTTATCGAATTACTTAAGGTACCGTCTGTTAGTGCCGACTCAGCATATAAAGACGACGTTTTAAAAACTTCAGAAATCGTTAAAACACGTCTTGAAGAAGCAGGATGCGATCACGTAGAAATTTGTAAAACCGATGGCCATCCAATTGTTTATGGTGAAAAAATCATCGACAAATCGCTTCCAACTGTGCTTGTTTATGGTCATTACGACGTACAACCGGCAGATCCTATCGAACTTTGGACGTCTCCACCATTCGAACCTGTAATAAAAACTACCGAAACACATCCCGAAGGTGCTATTTTCGCGCGTGGTGCATGCGACGATAAAGGTCAGATGTACATGCATGTAAAGGCATTGGAATTCATGACCAAAAACAATGAGTTACCATGTAACGTAAAGTTCATGATTGAAGGGGAAGAAGAAGTTGGTAGTGTAAACCTAGCAACCTTTGTAAAAAACAATCACGAGAAACTTAAAAACGATGTTATCCTGATTTCAGATACGGGAATGATTGCGAAGGATGTGCCTTCAATCACCACAGGATTACGCGGATTGAGCTATGTTGAGGTTGAGGTTACCGGACCAAATCGCGATTTACACTCTGGACTTTACGGTGGTGCTGTTGCAAACCCAATCAATATTTTAACCAAAATGATTGCGTCTCTACACGACGAAAACAATCATATTACCATTCCTGGTTTTTACGACAAAGTTGAAGAATTATCGACAGAAGAACGTGCTCAAATGGCTAAAGCGCCTTTTAATTTAGACAACTATAAGAAAGCTTTAGATATAGACGCTGTTTACGGCGAAGCTGGTTACACAACCAACGAACGCAATTCTATCCGCCCGACGTTAGATGTTAACGGTATTTGGGGAGGTTATACTGGCGAAGGTGCAAAAACCGTTATCGCAAGTAAAGCATTTGCAAAAATCTCTATGCGATTAGTGCCAAATCAGGATTGGAAAGAGATAACAGGCTTATTCCAAAAACACTTCGAAAGTATTGCTCCAGATGCAGTAACTGTAAAAGTAAAACCTCATCATGGCGGACAAGGATACGTAACACCTATAGACAGCATTGGTTACCAAGCGGCATCGAAAGCTTATACCGATACGTTCGGGCAAGCGCCAATTCCACAACGAAGCGGAGGAAGTATTCCTATTGTATCGCTTTTCGAAGACGAATTACAAAGCAAAACCATTTTAATGGGATTCGGATTAGACAGCGACGCCATTCACTCGCCAAACGAACATTTCGGAATCTGGAACTACTTAAAAGGTATCGAAACCATACCAATGTTCTACAAACACTTTACAGCATTGTCTAAGTAA
- a CDS encoding RNA polymerase sigma factor encodes MNDKHILELFRTGQREQAFCKLYSLYPKIEALILSKGGQKQDASDVFQEALIILNRNLEKSDFKLTSSFYTYLYSVSRFIWKDTQNKITKDSLQNLNALELEQAQSVLEEQKYQRAERAFLELGERCQQLLQLFYNKAMSFKDIAHVMQFKSEKIAKNQKYKCLTKAKDIYKTNQSLQS; translated from the coding sequence ATGAATGACAAGCATATTTTAGAACTTTTTAGAACCGGTCAGCGAGAACAAGCATTTTGCAAGTTATATAGCTTATATCCAAAAATAGAAGCCTTAATTCTATCTAAAGGCGGTCAGAAACAAGACGCTTCAGATGTATTCCAAGAAGCGCTCATTATCTTGAATAGAAATCTCGAAAAGTCAGATTTTAAACTCACGTCTTCCTTTTACACCTATTTATATTCGGTTTCACGATTTATATGGAAAGACACTCAGAATAAAATCACCAAAGACAGCTTACAAAATTTAAACGCACTAGAACTAGAACAGGCTCAAAGCGTTTTAGAAGAACAAAAATACCAACGTGCCGAGCGTGCATTCCTCGAATTAGGAGAGCGATGTCAGCAACTTTTACAACTGTTTTATAACAAAGCTATGTCTTTTAAAGACATCGCGCATGTTATGCAATTTAAATCCGAAAAAATTGCAAAAAACCAGAAGTATAAATGCTTAACCAAAGCTAAAGACATCTACAAAACAAATCAATCCCTTCAATCTTAA
- a CDS encoding M28 family peptidase, with protein sequence MNFPFSKMNTLGLSLLCSMLSFTCTYSQTVTDIINAVSLDSLSLTVNEFSGEQPTVVNGNTVTILNRKYNNNDLAAQYLFERLDKLENIEVQYQFIDDNDSKRNVIATQLGTTNPEQIYMICAHYDGVTDYCADDNASGVAALLEVARILSGQCLENTIVYALWDDEEIGLFGSKYYAEQAKANGDNILGVYNIDMIGYDGDNDESFDIDVRKNDEGSKGMSDDIVAVLESYPFKLNANIVIPGTEYSDHASFWNRGYPAVLIGEAWSEDDQNPEYHSSDDRFELFNLEFFHELSKLSAGYMATKAGLVGVDNAVVQTGNSLKAIQESATYQWYNCTTGTAIADATFQTYLPTENGTYKVEITSGFCTEFSDCYEFGTLGLPTFLQSELKLYPNPVQSHLTVERSVAESADFTLYDVSGKLVLNLTSDKETTELQLNDLAKGVYFLSVESANKRGVYKIVKD encoded by the coding sequence ATGAATTTCCCCTTTTCTAAAATGAATACATTAGGTCTAAGCTTACTTTGCAGTATGTTGAGTTTTACTTGTACCTATAGTCAAACAGTTACCGATATTATTAATGCAGTTAGCCTAGACTCATTATCACTTACTGTTAACGAATTTTCTGGCGAGCAACCTACAGTAGTTAATGGTAATACTGTTACAATTCTAAACAGAAAGTATAATAATAATGATTTGGCTGCCCAATACTTGTTTGAAAGGTTAGACAAGTTAGAAAATATAGAGGTGCAGTATCAATTTATAGATGATAATGATAGCAAACGAAATGTTATAGCCACCCAATTAGGAACTACCAATCCAGAGCAAATTTATATGATTTGCGCACATTACGATGGTGTAACAGATTATTGTGCAGATGATAATGCAAGTGGAGTGGCGGCCCTTTTAGAGGTGGCTCGAATTTTATCTGGTCAATGTTTAGAAAACACTATTGTTTATGCCCTTTGGGATGATGAAGAAATAGGATTGTTTGGATCCAAATATTATGCTGAACAAGCTAAAGCCAATGGCGATAACATTTTAGGTGTTTACAATATAGACATGATTGGGTATGATGGTGATAATGATGAAAGTTTCGATATTGATGTAAGGAAAAATGACGAAGGTTCTAAAGGTATGAGCGACGATATAGTTGCTGTTTTAGAATCGTATCCGTTTAAGTTAAATGCAAATATTGTTATCCCAGGAACAGAATATAGTGATCATGCTAGTTTTTGGAATCGTGGATATCCGGCCGTATTAATTGGAGAAGCGTGGTCTGAAGATGATCAAAATCCAGAATATCATTCTAGCGACGATCGTTTCGAGCTTTTTAATTTAGAATTTTTTCATGAACTGTCTAAATTGTCCGCAGGATATATGGCGACTAAAGCAGGATTGGTGGGAGTTGATAATGCTGTAGTCCAAACCGGGAATAGTTTAAAAGCAATTCAGGAGTCGGCAACGTACCAATGGTATAATTGTACTACGGGTACAGCTATTGCAGATGCAACATTTCAAACCTATTTGCCTACTGAAAATGGAACTTATAAAGTTGAAATTACTTCGGGATTTTGTACAGAATTTAGTGATTGCTACGAGTTTGGTACTTTAGGTTTACCAACATTTTTACAATCGGAGCTTAAGTTGTATCCTAATCCCGTGCAATCTCATTTAACGGTAGAACGATCTGTTGCCGAAAGTGCAGATTTTACACTCTACGATGTGTCTGGGAAGTTGGTTTTAAATCTAACTTCGGACAAAGAAACTACCGAATTACAGCTGAATGATTTGGCTAAAGGCGTTTACTTTTTAAGTGTAGAAAGTGCAAATAAAAGAGGGGTCTATAAGATTGTTAAAGACTAA
- a CDS encoding PhnA domain-containing protein has protein sequence MSVLQTLEERSQSSCELCTSKEQLKKYVIPPSLNESVDNSVLVCNTCLEQIEGNVDMDANHWRCLNDSMWNEHVAVQIMSWRMLQRLRGEGWPKDLIDMMYLDDEAMALARATGEHEDESAKIIHRDVNGVILETGDSVVLVKDLKVKGSSMVAKQGTAVRNIRLDHENAEYIEGKVGSQQIVIITKYVKKL, from the coding sequence ATGAGTGTTTTACAAACCCTAGAAGAACGTAGCCAATCTAGTTGCGAGCTTTGCACATCTAAAGAGCAATTAAAAAAATATGTTATTCCACCTTCGTTAAACGAAAGTGTAGATAATAGTGTATTGGTTTGTAATACGTGTTTAGAGCAAATTGAAGGTAACGTCGATATGGATGCAAACCATTGGCGTTGTTTAAATGATAGTATGTGGAACGAGCATGTTGCCGTACAAATTATGTCTTGGAGAATGTTACAACGTTTACGCGGAGAAGGTTGGCCAAAAGATTTAATAGATATGATGTATCTAGATGATGAAGCTATGGCGTTAGCTCGCGCAACAGGAGAACATGAAGATGAAAGTGCTAAAATAATTCACCGCGATGTAAACGGGGTTATTCTAGAAACAGGAGATTCTGTAGTGTTGGTAAAAGACCTAAAAGTAAAAGGATCTAGTATGGTTGCTAAGCAAGGAACTGCGGTTAGAAATATCCGTTTAGATCATGAGAATGCCGAATATATTGAAGGTAAAGTGGGCAGTCAACAAATTGTGATTATTACCAAATACGTGAAAAAATTATAA